Within the Hypericibacter adhaerens genome, the region CCACCATGTAGCGGATCTCGGCGCTCGAATCCCAGACGCGGACCTCGGTCGCGGCCGGAACCTTCAACCCGAACTCCGCCAGCACGGCGCGCGGCTCCTTGACCACGCGCGAGCGATAGGCGGCGCTCTTGTACCAGACCGGCGGCAGCCCCAGCACCGGCCAGGGATAGCAGGAGCAGAGCGTGCAGACGATCACGTTATGGACGGAACCGGTATTCTCGACCGCCACCATGTTCTCGCCCTGCAGCCCGCTGAAGCCCAGCTCCCTGATCGCGGCCGTGGCGTTGGTCAGGAGCCGCTGCTTGTAGGCCGGATCGACCCAGGCGCGGGCGACGACGCGGGCGCCGTTCTTCGGCCCGATCCGCGTCTCGTATTCCTCGACGAAGCGATCGAGCGCCGCCGGATCCACCAGCCCCTTCTCGACGAGCAGGCTCTCCAGCGTCTTGACGCGCAGCGCCAAGCCCTTCTCCTCGGCATCGTGGTCGTGCCCGTGATCCTTGCTCATGGCCTCGCCCGTC harbors:
- the nthA gene encoding nitrile hydratase subunit alpha, giving the protein MSKDHGHDHDAEEKGLALRVKTLESLLVEKGLVDPAALDRFVEEYETRIGPKNGARVVARAWVDPAYKQRLLTNATAAIRELGFSGLQGENMVAVENTGSVHNVIVCTLCSCYPWPVLGLPPVWYKSAAYRSRVVKEPRAVLAEFGLKVPAATEVRVWDSSAEIRYMVVPRRPDGTDGLSEAALADLVTRDGMVGTAAV